A window from Herbaspirillum sp. meg3 encodes these proteins:
- a CDS encoding branched-chain amino acid ABC transporter permease, translating to MIGNFIGVMFDGIAYGALLFLISVGLSVTMGMMNFINLAHGAFAMLGGYVCVTILNQLGLPFLASLPVAFLASAVVGLVLERTLYRRLYKASHLDQVLFSIGLTFMAVAGATYVWGPTQQPVHLPDWLRGQISLLGLDVGAYRVFLIGVVVLVTAALGLLIERTRFGAQIRASVDNQVAAAGLGINVSRVFSLTFALGSGLAGLGGGLGIDVLGLDPTFPIKYMVYFLLVVAVGGAGTIKGPLLAAVILGIFDVAGKYYVPEIGAFVIYGLMVLLLILFPAGLMRRRG from the coding sequence ATGATCGGCAACTTCATCGGTGTGATGTTCGACGGCATTGCGTACGGCGCGCTGCTGTTCCTGATCAGCGTCGGCCTGTCGGTCACGATGGGCATGATGAATTTCATCAACCTCGCCCACGGCGCGTTTGCGATGCTGGGCGGCTATGTCTGCGTTACCATTCTCAATCAGCTCGGCCTGCCTTTTCTGGCGTCCTTGCCCGTGGCCTTCCTGGCGTCGGCGGTGGTCGGCCTGGTGCTGGAGCGTACGCTCTATCGCCGTCTGTATAAAGCCAGTCATCTGGATCAGGTGTTGTTCTCTATCGGCCTGACCTTCATGGCCGTGGCCGGTGCGACGTACGTCTGGGGGCCGACGCAACAACCGGTGCATTTGCCGGACTGGCTGCGCGGACAGATTTCTCTGCTTGGTCTGGATGTCGGTGCGTACCGTGTGTTCCTGATCGGCGTCGTGGTATTGGTGACTGCTGCATTGGGATTGCTGATTGAACGCACACGCTTCGGCGCGCAGATTCGTGCGTCGGTCGACAATCAGGTCGCTGCGGCAGGTCTGGGCATCAATGTCAGCCGCGTATTCAGCCTGACCTTTGCGCTCGGCTCCGGTCTGGCTGGTCTGGGTGGTGGTCTCGGTATTGATGTGCTGGGTCTGGATCCGACTTTCCCGATCAAGTACATGGTGTACTTCCTGCTGGTGGTTGCCGTCGGCGGCGCGGGCACGATCAAGGGGCCGTTGCTGGCTGCCGTGATCCTCGGAATTTTCGACGTGGCCGGCAAATACTATGTGCCTGAAATCGGCGCCTTCGTGATCTACGGCCTGATGGTGCTGCTGCTGATTCTGTTCCCTGCCGGTCTGATGCGGAGGCGTGGATGA
- a CDS encoding aromatic ring-hydroxylating dioxygenase subunit alpha gives MFPKNTWYVACSPDEIADKPLGRQICGEKIVFYRGAEGKVAAVEDFCPHRGAPLSLGFVRDGQLVCGYHGLEMGCDGKVISMPGQRVRGFPCIRSFPVVERYGFIWVWPGEKELADPAHIHHLEWADNPEWAYGGGLYHINCEYRLMIDNLMDLTHETYVHASSIGQKEIDEAPVNTRTEGDEVITSRFMENIMAPPFWRMALRSNGLADDVPVDRWQICHFTPPSHVMIEVGVAHAGKGGYDADPKYKASSIVVDFITPETETSHWYFWGMARNFKPQDAELTAAIREGQGKIFGEDRDMLEMQQQNILKHPERKLLMLNIDAGGVQSRRLLDKWMAKEKEQPSSVTADAA, from the coding sequence ATGTTTCCAAAAAACACCTGGTACGTCGCCTGTAGCCCTGACGAAATCGCCGACAAGCCGTTGGGCCGTCAAATCTGTGGCGAGAAGATCGTGTTCTATCGCGGCGCCGAAGGCAAGGTCGCGGCAGTCGAAGATTTCTGCCCGCATCGCGGTGCGCCTTTGTCGCTGGGCTTTGTACGCGACGGCCAACTGGTCTGCGGCTATCACGGGTTGGAGATGGGCTGCGACGGCAAGGTCATCAGCATGCCGGGCCAGCGTGTGCGGGGATTTCCATGCATACGCAGCTTTCCGGTGGTGGAGCGTTACGGTTTCATCTGGGTCTGGCCGGGCGAAAAAGAACTGGCCGATCCGGCGCACATCCATCATCTGGAATGGGCCGACAATCCGGAATGGGCCTATGGCGGCGGCTTGTATCACATCAATTGCGAATACCGCCTGATGATCGACAACCTGATGGATCTCACGCACGAAACCTATGTGCACGCATCCAGCATCGGCCAGAAGGAAATCGACGAAGCGCCCGTCAACACCAGGACTGAAGGCGACGAAGTCATCACCAGCCGCTTCATGGAAAACATCATGGCGCCGCCATTCTGGCGCATGGCGCTGCGCAGCAATGGTCTTGCCGACGACGTGCCGGTGGATCGCTGGCAGATCTGCCACTTCACGCCGCCGAGCCACGTGATGATCGAAGTCGGCGTGGCGCATGCCGGCAAGGGTGGCTACGACGCCGATCCGAAATACAAGGCGTCGAGCATCGTGGTCGATTTCATCACGCCGGAAACTGAAACCTCGCATTGGTATTTCTGGGGCATGGCGCGCAACTTCAAACCGCAGGATGCAGAACTGACCGCCGCCATCCGCGAAGGCCAGGGCAAGATCTTCGGTGAAGATCGCGACATGCTGGAGATGCAGCAGCAAAACATCCTCAAGCATCCGGAGCGCAAATTGCTGATGCTGAACATCGATGCCGGCGGCGTGCAGTCGCGCCGCTTGCTCGACAAGTGGATGGCGAAGGAGAAAGAACAGCCATCCTCCGTCACGGCCGACGCCGCGTGA
- a CDS encoding aromatic ring-hydroxylating dioxygenase subunit alpha → MFPLNQWYVAGFVWELQDKPLARTLLNRPVVMFRTESGEVAALEDRCCHRSVPLSCGSLEDGGIRCGYHGLLYAPSGQCIEIPGQVKIPGKACVKAYKVAVRNEIIWLWLGESTDSQPIGQPPEIAAHDNPRYRYKGGVFHYDAPYQLIHDNLLDLSHVGYVHTKTIGGNAKTHMEAPTNVTSDGDNVRVVRWMKASQPPATYSAAWPFKGKIDRWQEIDFHVTHLNIFTGAVDADTESLEDPHRGGFHMRGFHGITPETETTSHYFWTMASSSHPDAPDNLELVYQQTAATFEEDRVIIEAQYRNMCQFENASMIDIHVDAGANRARRIVTMLSQQAEQAA, encoded by the coding sequence ATGTTTCCATTGAATCAATGGTACGTCGCCGGCTTTGTCTGGGAGCTTCAGGACAAGCCTCTGGCCCGCACCCTGCTTAATCGCCCGGTCGTCATGTTTCGCACCGAGTCAGGCGAAGTCGCCGCGCTGGAAGACCGTTGCTGTCACCGCAGCGTACCGCTGTCGTGCGGCTCGCTCGAAGACGGCGGTATCCGCTGCGGTTATCACGGCCTGCTGTATGCACCCAGCGGCCAGTGCATTGAAATTCCCGGCCAGGTCAAGATCCCCGGCAAGGCTTGCGTCAAAGCCTACAAGGTCGCGGTACGCAACGAAATCATCTGGCTCTGGCTGGGCGAGAGCACAGATAGTCAGCCGATCGGCCAGCCCCCCGAAATCGCGGCACACGACAATCCCCGCTACAGATACAAGGGCGGCGTATTCCACTACGACGCACCGTATCAGCTGATCCACGACAATTTGCTTGACCTCAGTCATGTCGGCTACGTCCACACCAAGACCATCGGCGGCAATGCGAAGACGCACATGGAGGCGCCGACCAACGTCACCAGCGACGGCGACAACGTGCGCGTGGTGCGCTGGATGAAAGCGTCGCAGCCGCCTGCGACCTATAGTGCGGCGTGGCCGTTCAAGGGCAAGATCGACCGCTGGCAGGAAATCGACTTCCACGTCACCCATCTCAACATCTTCACCGGTGCGGTTGATGCCGATACGGAGTCGCTGGAAGACCCACACCGTGGCGGCTTCCACATGCGCGGTTTCCATGGCATCACACCGGAGACCGAGACCACCTCGCATTACTTCTGGACCATGGCCAGCTCATCGCATCCCGATGCGCCGGACAACCTGGAACTGGTCTATCAGCAAACCGCCGCCACCTTCGAAGAAGACCGCGTCATCATCGAGGCACAGTATCGCAACATGTGCCAGTTCGAGAATGCATCGATGATCGACATCCACGTCGACGCCGGCGCCAATCGCGCGCGCCGTATCGTGACCATGCTCAGTCAGCAGGCCGAACAGGCGGCCTGA
- a CDS encoding ABC transporter substrate-binding protein yields MQQFKRALCGLALSLAFGATSNTSAAADQTNTIRIGVITSLTGVAAQSGEQMKAGIDTYLRLHGDTVAGKKLQVIYKDDTGPQADVAKRLATELISRDNVDIITGFVFTPNAMAVAAVVDKAKRPMVVMNAASSAVTTKSPYITRTSYTIAQSVKPLAEWAYKTGSRRVFSIVSDYAPGLDADTWFTKTFTALGGTVTSSVRVPLTTVDYSAYLQRIKDEKPDAIHVFLPNGQPMVSFIKAYKEKGLDKAGIRFLGGEGWADEDVLSMGGDSMLGIYTAGFYSFSRPGVDNAKFLEAFSQTVGGRFKPNFLSVSAYDAMTLIAKTLTKTNGNTDGATFMNAVKGYSATSPRGTVAIDDKTNDIVQTIYIRRIDKQNGKYVATEIDRYDNVKDPAK; encoded by the coding sequence ATGCAACAATTCAAGCGTGCGCTGTGCGGCCTTGCCTTGAGCCTGGCATTCGGTGCCACTTCCAACACGAGCGCTGCCGCTGACCAGACCAATACCATCCGCATCGGCGTCATTACCTCGCTGACCGGTGTCGCAGCACAAAGCGGCGAACAAATGAAAGCCGGCATCGACACCTATTTGCGCCTGCATGGCGACACCGTGGCCGGCAAGAAACTGCAAGTCATCTACAAAGACGACACCGGCCCGCAAGCCGACGTCGCCAAACGTCTGGCCACAGAGCTGATCAGCCGCGACAACGTCGACATCATCACCGGTTTTGTTTTCACGCCCAACGCGATGGCGGTCGCCGCCGTGGTCGATAAAGCGAAGAGGCCGATGGTCGTCATGAACGCCGCCTCGTCGGCAGTGACCACCAAGTCGCCCTACATCACGCGCACCTCTTACACCATCGCGCAATCGGTCAAACCGCTGGCTGAGTGGGCCTATAAAACCGGCTCTCGCCGCGTGTTCTCGATCGTCTCTGACTATGCACCGGGACTGGATGCCGACACCTGGTTCACGAAAACCTTTACCGCATTGGGCGGCACCGTGACCAGCTCGGTGCGCGTGCCGCTGACCACGGTCGATTACAGCGCCTACCTGCAACGCATCAAGGACGAGAAGCCGGATGCAATCCACGTGTTCCTGCCCAACGGCCAGCCGATGGTGTCGTTCATCAAGGCATACAAGGAAAAGGGACTCGATAAGGCCGGTATCCGCTTCCTCGGCGGCGAAGGCTGGGCCGATGAAGATGTCCTGAGCATGGGTGGCGATTCGATGCTCGGCATCTATACGGCCGGTTTCTATTCGTTCTCGCGCCCGGGGGTCGACAATGCCAAATTCCTGGAAGCGTTTTCACAAACTGTCGGCGGCCGCTTCAAGCCGAACTTTCTTTCGGTGTCCGCCTATGACGCGATGACCTTGATCGCCAAGACGCTGACCAAGACCAACGGCAACACCGACGGGGCGACCTTCATGAATGCCGTCAAAGGTTACAGCGCGACCAGCCCGCGTGGCACCGTCGCCATCGATGACAAGACCAACGACATCGTGCAGACCATCTATATCCGCCGCATCGACAAACAGAACGGAAAGTACGTAGCGACCGAAATCGACCGCTACGACAACGTCAAGGATCCGGCCAAGTAA
- a CDS encoding MarR family winged helix-turn-helix transcriptional regulator encodes MPRPSTTQQAQTPAQESQLIDLYEHPGHLLRRAQQISVSIFLDELGGDITPVQYAILRTLSNHPGIDQVTLAGLVGIDTSTGATVCVRLEEKGLLVRKVIPHNRRQRALNITPTGEQMLSDLIPAAQRLRKRLLSPLEADEQEQFMHLLDKLVRGNNTESRAPLASIKPVVSDNE; translated from the coding sequence ATGCCTCGTCCAAGCACAACACAACAAGCACAAACGCCAGCGCAAGAGAGCCAGCTGATCGATCTCTATGAGCACCCCGGCCACTTGTTGCGTCGTGCACAACAGATCTCGGTCTCGATTTTTCTGGATGAGTTGGGCGGTGATATTACGCCGGTGCAATATGCGATTCTGCGCACGCTGTCGAACCATCCCGGTATCGATCAGGTCACCCTGGCCGGACTAGTCGGCATTGATACCTCGACCGGCGCGACCGTCTGTGTACGGCTGGAAGAAAAAGGTTTGCTGGTGCGCAAGGTCATCCCGCACAACCGACGTCAGCGCGCGCTCAACATCACACCGACCGGCGAGCAAATGCTGAGCGATCTGATCCCGGCAGCGCAGCGTCTGCGCAAACGATTGCTGTCACCGCTGGAAGCCGACGAGCAGGAGCAGTTCATGCATCTGCTCGACAAACTGGTGCGCGGCAACAATACCGAGAGCCGTGCACCGCTGGCCAGCATCAAGCCGGTCGTCAGCGACAACGAGTAG
- a CDS encoding PDR/VanB family oxidoreductase yields MNVIISAIRNSGTAIRIFELHAADGTALPAYQPGAHIDITLGNGLVRQYSLCCDHPSPDRYRIAVKQEPQSRGGSAWLHAEAKEGDALQIGTPRNAFALADAAGSHLLFAGGIGITPVLSMAYALLRDGADFHLHYFVRDDESVAFRDELTGASLTAHVSIHAGLSAEQTGAVIAAALTDAAVDAHAYTCGPGPFMATVVDFATARLGASQVHKESFSAPVAQAGDAAFVVRLRDGKEIDVASGKTALACLQEAGVEVDCSCEVGVCGTCQTKVIEGIPDHRDGFLSEKEKASNRWFMPCVSRAKTGVLVLDL; encoded by the coding sequence ATGAACGTCATCATCTCCGCCATCCGCAACAGCGGTACAGCCATCCGTATTTTTGAATTGCATGCCGCCGACGGCACGGCGCTTCCTGCGTATCAACCCGGTGCACATATCGACATCACACTTGGCAATGGGCTGGTGCGCCAATACTCGCTGTGCTGTGATCACCCCTCACCCGACCGTTATCGCATCGCGGTGAAGCAAGAGCCGCAATCGCGTGGAGGTTCTGCGTGGCTGCATGCCGAAGCAAAGGAAGGCGACGCCCTGCAGATCGGTACTCCACGCAATGCTTTTGCGTTGGCGGATGCTGCCGGTTCGCATCTCTTGTTTGCGGGTGGGATTGGGATTACGCCGGTGTTGTCGATGGCATATGCCTTGTTGCGTGACGGTGCCGACTTTCATCTGCATTACTTTGTGCGCGATGACGAGAGTGTTGCGTTTCGGGACGAATTGACCGGAGCGTCACTGACTGCGCATGTGTCCATCCATGCAGGTCTGTCAGCTGAACAGACGGGCGCTGTTATTGCTGCGGCGCTGACAGATGCTGCGGTTGACGCGCATGCTTACACTTGCGGGCCGGGGCCGTTCATGGCGACGGTTGTTGATTTTGCGACGGCCAGGTTGGGAGCATCGCAGGTGCACAAGGAGTCTTTTTCCGCACCTGTTGCGCAGGCAGGTGATGCGGCTTTTGTGGTGCGGCTGAGGGATGGCAAAGAGATCGATGTTGCCTCAGGAAAGACGGCTTTGGCTTGTCTGCAGGAGGCTGGGGTCGAGGTCGATTGCTCTTGCGAAGTCGGCGTGTGCGGGACTTGTCAGACCAAGGTGATCGAGGGGATTCCTGATCACAGGGATGGGTTCTTGAGTGAGAAGGAGAAGGCTTCCAATCGTTGGTTTATGCCTTGTGTTTCTCGAGCGAAGACGGGGGTGTTGGTGTTGGATTTGTGA
- a CDS encoding ABC transporter ATP-binding protein, with translation MSELLALDKVTAGYGDSIVLEDVSFSMKEGDSLALLGRNGVGKTSLLVTLMGLTRLHSGSIRWCGGDIVRVPTYRRAHAGLGWVPQERYMFPSLTVEEHLTVVARGGEWDLPKIYKIFPRLEERRNNMGNQLSGGEQQMLAIARALMVSPRILLLDEPMEGLAPIIVQELLRVIRGLVKDMGMSVIVVEQHARMALSLTQRAIVLDRGRIVHDSDSGSLLADGEKLDRLVAVA, from the coding sequence ATGAGTGAGCTGCTTGCACTCGACAAGGTCACCGCCGGTTACGGCGATTCGATCGTATTGGAAGATGTCTCGTTTTCCATGAAAGAAGGCGATAGCCTGGCGCTGCTGGGACGTAACGGCGTGGGTAAAACCAGCCTGCTGGTCACGCTGATGGGATTGACTCGTCTGCACAGCGGCAGTATCCGCTGGTGCGGCGGCGATATCGTGCGCGTGCCGACATACAGACGCGCACACGCCGGTTTGGGCTGGGTACCGCAAGAACGTTACATGTTCCCGTCATTGACGGTGGAAGAGCATCTGACGGTCGTTGCGCGTGGTGGCGAATGGGATTTGCCGAAGATCTACAAAATCTTCCCGCGTCTGGAAGAGCGACGCAACAACATGGGCAATCAGTTGTCGGGCGGCGAACAACAAATGCTGGCGATTGCGCGCGCACTGATGGTGAGTCCGCGCATCCTGTTGCTCGATGAGCCGATGGAAGGGCTGGCGCCGATTATCGTGCAGGAGTTGCTGCGCGTGATCCGCGGGCTGGTCAAGGATATGGGGATGTCAGTGATTGTGGTGGAGCAGCATGCACGGATGGCGTTGTCGTTGACGCAGCGGGCGATTGTGCTGGATCGTGGGCGGATTGTGCATGACTCGGATAGTGGGAGTTTGCTGGCGGATGGGGAGAAGTTGGATCGGTTGGTGGCGGTGGCGTGA
- a CDS encoding branched-chain amino acid ABC transporter permease — MSPLLRLPNDRWKPLEIIFWLLPVAAYFVFPEYLILISQIMIVGLFAISLDLILGYGGIVSLGHAAFFGLGAYTAGLLSAHGWGEPISGMLLAAVVAALFGYIISFLVVRGNDLARLMVTLGIGLMLFEAANKAAFITGGVDGLSGMMVDKIFGVFEFDLNGKVAYIYSFVVLFILFAVLRRLVNSPFGLSLVGIREGGRRMPAIGVNVNQRLTVIFTISAAIAGVAGALLAQTTQFVGLDVLGFPRSAELLIILVLGGTGRLYGGLVGAAIFMLAQDYLSGLNPAYWQFWIGLLLIVIVLFARGGILGGLTLIWNNLRKTSGTKGERS; from the coding sequence ATGTCTCCCTTGCTTCGCCTGCCCAATGACCGCTGGAAGCCGCTGGAAATCATTTTCTGGCTGCTACCGGTGGCAGCGTATTTTGTCTTCCCCGAGTACCTGATCCTGATCAGTCAGATCATGATCGTCGGCTTGTTCGCCATCTCGCTCGACCTGATTCTCGGCTATGGCGGCATTGTGTCGCTCGGCCATGCAGCCTTCTTCGGCCTTGGCGCATATACCGCCGGCTTGCTGTCGGCGCATGGCTGGGGTGAACCGATCAGCGGCATGCTGCTGGCGGCGGTGGTCGCCGCACTGTTCGGCTACATCATCAGTTTTCTGGTGGTGCGCGGTAACGATCTGGCGCGTCTGATGGTGACACTGGGCATCGGCCTCATGCTGTTCGAAGCGGCCAACAAGGCTGCCTTCATCACCGGCGGTGTCGATGGTTTGTCGGGGATGATGGTGGACAAGATCTTCGGCGTGTTCGAGTTCGATCTCAACGGCAAGGTTGCCTATATCTATAGCTTCGTTGTCCTGTTCATCCTGTTCGCAGTGTTGCGCCGTCTCGTTAATTCACCGTTCGGCCTGAGCCTGGTCGGCATCCGCGAAGGCGGTCGCCGCATGCCGGCCATCGGTGTCAACGTCAATCAGCGCCTGACGGTGATCTTCACCATCAGCGCCGCGATTGCCGGTGTGGCAGGTGCCTTGCTGGCCCAGACCACGCAGTTCGTCGGACTCGACGTACTGGGCTTTCCGCGTTCGGCTGAACTGCTGATCATCCTGGTGCTGGGCGGCACAGGTCGCCTGTATGGCGGGCTGGTCGGTGCAGCGATCTTCATGCTGGCGCAAGACTATCTCTCCGGTTTGAATCCGGCCTATTGGCAATTCTGGATCGGCCTGTTGCTGATCGTCATCGTGCTGTTCGCACGCGGCGGTATCCTCGGTGGCCTGACACTGATCTGGAACAACCTGCGCAAGACTTCGGGCACAAAAGGAGAGCGCTCGTGA
- a CDS encoding PDR/VanB family oxidoreductase, which yields MSQLQVKVISKTVEAEDIASFELAGIDGKPLPPFSAGSHIDVHIRDGLIRQYSLCNPPHESHRYQIGVLRDANSRGGSVAMHGDIKVGDVLTISEPRNHFPLTQAKRTLLLAGGIGVTPILCMAERLAATGADFAMHYCARSPERTAFRDRIAESGFADRVVYHYDSGADEQKLKLAEMIATPDADTHIYVCGPGGFIDHVVNTAKDKGWPSAQVHLEYFGAAPVETDGDAPFDVKIASSGQVFTIPAGETVIKILADNGVDIPVSCEQGVCGTCLTRVLDGVPDHRDLYLTDEERAANDQFTPCCSRAKSALLVLDV from the coding sequence ATGAGCCAGTTACAAGTCAAAGTCATCAGCAAGACCGTGGAGGCCGAAGACATCGCCAGTTTCGAACTGGCCGGTATCGACGGCAAACCACTGCCACCCTTCAGCGCCGGCTCGCACATCGACGTGCATATCCGCGACGGTCTGATCCGCCAATATTCGCTGTGCAATCCGCCGCATGAAAGCCATCGCTATCAGATCGGTGTGCTGCGCGACGCCAACTCGCGCGGCGGTTCAGTCGCCATGCACGGCGACATCAAAGTCGGTGACGTGCTGACCATCAGCGAACCGCGCAATCACTTTCCACTGACGCAGGCCAAGCGCACCTTGCTGCTGGCCGGCGGCATCGGCGTCACGCCCATCCTGTGCATGGCGGAACGTCTCGCCGCTACGGGTGCTGACTTCGCCATGCACTACTGTGCGCGTTCGCCGGAACGTACGGCGTTTCGCGATCGCATCGCCGAATCGGGATTCGCCGACCGCGTGGTGTATCACTACGACAGCGGCGCCGATGAGCAAAAACTCAAACTGGCCGAGATGATCGCCACCCCGGATGCCGACACGCATATCTATGTCTGCGGCCCGGGCGGTTTCATCGATCATGTCGTCAATACGGCAAAGGACAAAGGCTGGCCGTCGGCACAGGTGCATCTGGAATACTTCGGCGCTGCACCGGTGGAGACCGACGGCGACGCGCCCTTCGATGTCAAGATCGCCAGCAGCGGCCAGGTCTTCACGATTCCGGCCGGCGAGACCGTGATCAAAATCCTTGCTGACAACGGCGTCGATATCCCGGTCTCGTGCGAACAAGGTGTCTGCGGCACTTGTCTCACGCGCGTGCTGGATGGTGTGCCGGATCACCGCGATCTGTATCTGACC
- a CDS encoding LysR family transcriptional regulator, translating to MANFDMNLLPIALAIFEERSVSAAARKLNMSQPAVSIALNKLRTALSDPLFVRTSHGMEPTPRALTLISPTRDILQRIHTDVLASEVFNPATTSRKFTIALSDIGEMTFLPKVLDRFQRDAPGASVASVSMTPLELNVALENGEVDLAVGYFPDLKNRNLFQQRLFSHDFICLLRADHPIRSRKISMEQFLKLGHAVIKAEGRSQELFEQLLIKKKIQRRIVLSTPHFMSIPFLIASSDLVVTVPRAVGASFAQFSNIRLVEPPLEIPTFDLRQHWHRKYHKDGANVWLRTILAEMFSGD from the coding sequence ATGGCCAACTTCGATATGAACCTCTTGCCGATTGCCCTGGCGATCTTTGAGGAGCGCAGCGTCAGCGCCGCCGCACGCAAGCTCAATATGAGCCAGCCCGCCGTCAGCATCGCGCTGAACAAGCTGCGCACGGCGCTGAGTGATCCATTGTTCGTGCGCACTTCACACGGCATGGAACCGACACCGCGCGCGCTGACGCTGATCAGTCCGACGCGCGACATCCTGCAGCGCATCCATACCGACGTACTGGCGAGCGAAGTATTCAATCCGGCGACGACCAGCCGCAAGTTCACGATTGCCTTGTCGGATATCGGCGAGATGACCTTCCTGCCGAAGGTACTGGATCGCTTTCAGCGCGATGCGCCGGGCGCGTCGGTGGCGTCGGTGTCGATGACGCCGCTTGAATTGAATGTAGCGCTGGAGAATGGAGAAGTGGATCTGGCGGTGGGATATTTCCCCGATCTGAAGAACCGCAATCTGTTTCAGCAACGTCTGTTTTCACATGACTTCATTTGCCTGCTGCGGGCCGATCATCCCATCCGTTCGCGCAAGATTTCGATGGAGCAGTTCTTGAAGCTGGGGCACGCGGTGATCAAGGCGGAAGGGCGCAGCCAGGAGCTGTTCGAACAATTGCTGATCAAGAAAAAGATCCAGCGCCGCATCGTGCTGTCGACACCGCACTTCATGTCGATTCCTTTTCTGATCGCATCATCCGATCTGGTGGTGACGGTGCCGCGCGCCGTGGGAGCGTCGTTTGCGCAGTTCTCCAACATCCGGCTGGTGGAGCCACCGCTGGAGATCCCGACCTTCGATCTACGGCAGCACTGGCATCGCAAGTATCACAAGGATGGCGCCAACGTCTGGCTGCGGACAATTCTGGCCGAGATGTTTTCCGGCGATTGA
- a CDS encoding ABC transporter ATP-binding protein: MTPNTAKNTTLRTEGLSKQWGAFKANSDISLTFVPGARHALIGPNGAGKTTFINLLTGGFAPSSGKVFFGDDDITSLPQHERVKRGMTRTFQINTLFAGLTVLESVVLAISERRGMQYVWHKTVAQQTDVIDEAMALLASLKLDGEANSITRSLAYGKQRLVEIALALATKPKVLLLDEPAAGIPSAESKELFEVIAGLPRDVTIVFIEHDMGLVFRFAERITVLVGGKVLTEGTPAEIAADKRVKEVYLGESEHE, from the coding sequence ATGACACCAAACACGGCTAAAAACACGACCCTGCGCACCGAAGGCCTGTCCAAACAATGGGGCGCCTTCAAGGCCAACAGCGACATCTCGCTGACCTTTGTTCCCGGTGCGCGCCATGCGCTGATCGGGCCGAACGGCGCAGGTAAAACCACGTTCATCAATTTGCTGACCGGCGGCTTTGCGCCATCGAGCGGCAAGGTCTTCTTTGGTGACGACGACATCACTTCGCTGCCGCAGCATGAGCGCGTCAAGCGCGGCATGACACGCACCTTTCAGATCAATACGTTGTTCGCGGGTCTGACGGTATTGGAATCCGTTGTACTGGCGATTTCCGAACGGCGCGGCATGCAGTACGTCTGGCACAAAACCGTGGCGCAACAGACTGATGTCATCGACGAAGCCATGGCCTTGCTGGCATCGCTCAAGCTCGATGGCGAAGCCAACAGCATCACGCGCAGCCTCGCCTACGGCAAGCAACGCCTGGTTGAAATTGCATTGGCGCTGGCGACCAAACCAAAGGTGTTGTTGCTGGATGAACCGGCTGCCGGCATTCCTTCTGCGGAAAGCAAGGAGCTGTTCGAAGTCATCGCCGGACTGCCGCGCGACGTCACCATTGTTTTCATCGAACATGATATGGGTCTGGTGTTCCGCTTTGCCGAACGCATCACGGTGCTGGTCGGTGGAAAAGTGCTGACCGAAGGCACGCCGGCAGAAATCGCTGCCGACAAACGCGTCAAGGAAGTTTATCTGGGGGAGTCGGAACATGAGTGA